A region from the Polaribacter sp. Hel1_33_78 genome encodes:
- a CDS encoding glutaredoxin domain-containing protein has translation MIKLFGKESCHKTKYYKKILEMRNLNYAFLDVENNKENEIELRNLYKNRKLNFPTITVHDKKLRNPTEKDLQKWIDKLL, from the coding sequence ATGATAAAACTTTTCGGAAAAGAAAGCTGCCATAAAACGAAGTATTATAAAAAAATTTTGGAGATGCGTAATTTAAATTACGCATTTTTAGATGTAGAAAATAATAAAGAAAATGAAATAGAATTACGTAATTTATATAAAAATAGAAAATTGAATTTCCCAACAATTACTGTTCATGACAAGAAGCTTAGAAACCCTACTGAAAAAGACCTTCAAAAATGGATTGACAAATTATTATAA
- the msrB gene encoding peptide-methionine (R)-S-oxide reductase MsrB: MLTWKEVMSFTTKGNPTPDKRVEKTEKEWEYLLTPEQFRITRKKGTERPYTGDLCSIYDEGQYNCICCNAPLFDSTIKFDSSSGWPSFTQPIKENAIKYYKDISFGMIRVEVLCNTCDAHLGHIFPDGPAPSGLRYCINSESMILDKK; encoded by the coding sequence ATGCTAACATGGAAAGAAGTGATGAGCTTCACAACAAAAGGAAATCCAACTCCAGATAAAAGAGTTGAAAAAACTGAAAAAGAATGGGAGTATCTATTAACTCCAGAACAGTTTAGAATTACTAGAAAAAAAGGAACGGAGAGACCATATACTGGCGATTTATGCAGTATTTATGATGAAGGGCAATATAATTGTATTTGTTGTAATGCTCCATTATTTGATTCTACAATTAAGTTTGATTCTAGTTCTGGTTGGCCAAGTTTTACGCAGCCAATTAAAGAAAATGCCATAAAATATTATAAAGATATTTCTTTTGGTATGATTAGAGTTGAAGTACTCTGTAATACTTGTGACGCGCATTTAGGTCACATTTTCCCAGACGGACCAGCACCCAGTGGATTGCGTTATTGTATTAATTCTGAATCTATGATTTTAGATAAAAAATAA
- a CDS encoding Pycsar system effector family protein: MATLLIDAEKYVSNLLNNKLATNYVYHNLVHTQGVVKSIEKFIEKLAIPEIDAENLQVAAWFHDTGFIKGAENHEEESVKILTLFLTKKNVEVKRIETISNLILATKIGHEATNDLEKIITDADCAHLGNKSFEDKTALLRKEWEATENKKYSDAEWGAVNIDFLTKVHKYRTDYALKNWSKGKEKNLAKLLKNKNKLTEDLKKYEQKKEALDIKKNKSDVPERGVETMFRVALKNHMTLSNIADTKANILLSVNAIIVSLALSNLLPKLDNPSNDYLIIPTLIFIIFTVASIILSILATRPNVTQGKFTKEDVANKKVNLLFFGNFHKMKLPDFEWGITEMMQDRDYLYGSLTKDLYFLGLVLDRKYKILRLTYTVFMIGIIVSVGSFAISFYLQGR; this comes from the coding sequence ATGGCAACATTATTAATTGATGCAGAGAAATACGTTAGTAATTTATTAAATAATAAGTTAGCAACAAACTATGTTTATCACAATTTGGTGCATACACAAGGGGTGGTAAAAAGTATTGAAAAATTTATTGAAAAATTAGCAATACCTGAAATTGATGCTGAAAATTTACAAGTTGCTGCTTGGTTTCATGATACAGGTTTTATAAAAGGAGCTGAAAACCATGAAGAAGAAAGTGTGAAAATTCTGACTTTATTTTTAACGAAAAAGAATGTTGAGGTAAAAAGAATTGAGACAATTTCTAATCTAATTTTGGCAACTAAAATAGGGCATGAGGCAACCAATGATTTAGAAAAAATAATTACAGATGCAGATTGTGCGCATTTAGGAAATAAAAGTTTTGAAGATAAAACAGCGTTGCTGAGAAAAGAATGGGAAGCTACAGAAAATAAAAAATATTCTGATGCTGAATGGGGTGCTGTCAATATTGATTTTTTAACCAAAGTACATAAGTATCGTACAGATTATGCTTTAAAAAATTGGAGCAAAGGAAAAGAAAAAAATTTAGCAAAATTGTTGAAAAATAAAAATAAGTTAACAGAAGATTTAAAGAAATATGAGCAAAAGAAAGAAGCATTAGATATCAAAAAAAATAAAAGCGATGTTCCAGAAAGAGGTGTGGAAACAATGTTTAGAGTGGCTTTAAAAAATCATATGACGTTAAGTAATATTGCAGATACAAAAGCTAATATTTTACTTTCTGTAAACGCAATTATTGTTTCTTTAGCATTGTCTAATTTATTACCGAAATTAGATAACCCTTCGAATGATTATTTGATCATACCAACACTTATATTTATCATTTTTACAGTGGCATCTATTATTTTGTCAATTTTGGCAACAAGACCAAATGTTACTCAGGGTAAGTTTACAAAAGAAGATGTGGCTAATAAAAAGGTAAACTTATTATTTTTTGGTAATTTTCATAAAATGAAGTTGCCTGATTTTGAATGGGGTATAACTGAAATGATGCAAGATCGAGATTATTTATATGGTTCCTTAACTAAAGATTTGTATTTTCTTGGTCTGGTTTTAGATAGAAAATATAAAATATTAAGACTCACTTACACTGTTTTTATGATTGGGATTATTGTTAGCGTTGGATCTTTTGCAATTTCTTTTTATTTGCAAGGGAGATAG
- the msrA gene encoding peptide-methionine (S)-S-oxide reductase MsrA, whose product MSKSLQIATLGGGCFWCTEAVFQEVKGVEKVVSGYAGGNAPGRPTYREICSGLSGFAEVVRITFDQSVISYEDILVIFMTTHDPTTLNRQGADRGTQYRSVIYYHNETQQKIAKEVLEQIQNYYNDTITTELSPLPTFYEAEQEHQNYYRENTKQGCCSYVIEPKLAKLRKLHANKLK is encoded by the coding sequence ATGAGTAAAAGTTTACAAATTGCCACTCTAGGTGGTGGCTGTTTTTGGTGTACAGAAGCTGTATTTCAAGAAGTAAAAGGCGTAGAAAAAGTTGTTTCTGGCTATGCTGGTGGCAATGCTCCTGGAAGACCAACATATCGCGAAATATGCTCTGGCTTGTCAGGCTTTGCTGAAGTAGTTCGAATTACTTTTGATCAAAGTGTTATTTCATATGAAGATATTTTAGTCATTTTTATGACTACTCACGATCCAACCACCTTAAATAGGCAAGGTGCAGATAGAGGCACTCAATATCGTTCGGTAATTTATTATCACAATGAAACGCAGCAAAAAATTGCGAAGGAAGTATTGGAACAAATACAAAATTATTATAACGATACAATTACAACAGAACTAAGTCCTTTACCTACTTTTTACGAAGCCGAACAGGAACACCAGAATTATTATAGAGAAAACACAAAACAAGGATGTTGTAGTTATGTAATTGAACCAAAATTAGCAAAATTAAGAAAGCTACATGCTAATAAATTGAAATAA
- the der gene encoding ribosome biogenesis GTPase Der translates to MNSIVAIVGRPNVGKSTLFNRLVQRREAIVDSVSGVTRDRHYGKSDWNGKEFSVIDTGGYAIGSDDIFEEEIRKQVNLAIEEADLIVFVVNVEDGITPMDAEVAKLLRKVKKPIFTVVNKVDNALREPDAVEFYNLGLGDYFTIASINGSGTGDLLDALAEKMPEPEAIDLEKEELPRFAVVGRPNAGKSSFINALIGEERNIVTNIAGTTRDSIDTKYNRFGFDFNLVDTAGIRKKSRVKEDLEFYSVMRAVRSIEYSDVIILVVDATRGFEGQDQNIFWLAEKNRKGVIILINKWDLIEKETNTMRDFEAMVRKQIEPFTDVPIVFISALTKQRLFKAIETAVEVFEKRKKKIATSKLNDVMLDIVKSYPPPATKGKFVKIKYCMQLPTKTPQFAFFCNLPQYVRDPYKRFLENKLREIYDFSGVPITIYFRQK, encoded by the coding sequence ATGAATAGCATTGTTGCCATTGTAGGAAGACCAAATGTAGGAAAGTCAACACTTTTTAACAGATTAGTTCAGCGTAGAGAAGCAATTGTTGACTCCGTTAGCGGAGTAACAAGAGACCGACATTATGGGAAATCTGATTGGAATGGAAAAGAGTTTTCTGTAATTGATACTGGTGGTTATGCCATTGGCTCTGATGATATTTTTGAAGAAGAAATTAGAAAGCAAGTAAACCTTGCTATTGAGGAAGCAGATTTAATTGTTTTTGTGGTGAATGTGGAAGATGGTATTACACCCATGGACGCTGAGGTTGCCAAACTTTTACGTAAGGTAAAAAAGCCAATATTTACGGTAGTTAATAAAGTTGATAATGCATTGCGCGAGCCAGATGCTGTAGAATTTTACAATCTAGGTTTGGGAGACTATTTTACAATAGCCTCTATTAATGGAAGCGGAACTGGTGATTTATTGGATGCTTTAGCAGAGAAAATGCCAGAACCAGAAGCCATAGATTTAGAAAAAGAAGAATTACCAAGATTTGCAGTTGTAGGAAGACCTAATGCTGGTAAATCATCTTTCATTAATGCTTTAATTGGTGAAGAAAGAAATATTGTTACCAATATTGCAGGAACTACAAGAGATTCTATAGATACAAAATATAATAGATTTGGTTTTGATTTTAATTTAGTTGATACTGCCGGAATCCGTAAAAAATCTCGTGTAAAAGAAGATTTAGAGTTTTATTCTGTAATGCGAGCTGTTCGTTCTATTGAATATTCTGATGTTATTATTTTAGTTGTCGATGCCACTCGTGGTTTTGAAGGTCAAGATCAAAACATTTTTTGGTTGGCAGAAAAAAATAGAAAGGGCGTAATTATCTTAATAAATAAATGGGATTTAATTGAAAAAGAAACCAATACCATGCGTGATTTTGAAGCCATGGTTAGAAAACAGATTGAGCCTTTTACAGATGTACCTATTGTATTTATTTCTGCATTAACAAAACAGCGTTTATTTAAAGCAATAGAAACTGCGGTAGAAGTTTTTGAAAAAAGAAAAAAGAAAATAGCAACTAGCAAACTAAATGATGTAATGCTAGACATTGTTAAAAGCTACCCACCGCCTGCAACAAAAGGAAAGTTTGTAAAAATTAAATATTGTATGCAATTGCCAACTAAAACACCTCAGTTTGCATTTTTCTGTAACTTACCGCAATATGTTAGAGATCCATACAAACGTTTTTTAGAGAATAAGTTAAGAGAGATCTATGATTTTTCTGGAGTGCCCATTACCATCTACTTTAGGCAAAAATAG
- a CDS encoding GAF domain-containing protein, with translation MKISESSIFSEVELPIQLNISFRKVFDVFEKFAHPAYHTHPFHKAATDLTKELKKYPELLTGFSDPSLLKKYESQINILLDPLFPESLLKNEIKAATVPFSFTSFKFTTRFEDILLNAGDDFELAVRNFEEDSMYMMACTFILGYVYNYNIDTKRPFHFDIPDKTTGTVKYYRAAFNGDFSEVIPTDNAPKITEKDFKELLNNFDNIALWKEKFPPNSYIFKGFGIIHLFDVTAEEMISSIKANLLKDDENLINNIENNLKDFYSLKDLRLGYSVFNNSKSKICEKILQISNSLALNGIEKIDCEKSYFCNGVLEKVFVKHETFIISDLEEYGLKVGKNQFYQNLSKLGLKCIILIPFNAFGSGSLALLEIGSSNAYDLNSVNINKLKDIIPVFAAAVKRTSEEHQNILEATIQENYTSIHSAVKWRFYEAAEKYYVESQSNTIAKLDEIIFEDVYPLFGQSDIKGSSDARNNAIQEDLTTQLTLAINVLIYACEKESLPIYNELKFRVSTFLNDIKKGLNAGDEINILDFLKREIYPIFNHIKEINEELKNKVNIYLNSLDVGLGVVYEKRKEYEKSVNQLNDKLSRYIDNKQKEAQKMYPHYFERYKTDGVELNMYIGQSITKEDTFDLIYLYNLRLWQLQTMCEMENIAYHEIENMEQELRVASLILVHSNPMAIKFRMDEKQFDVDGAYNIRYEIIKKRIDKANLKGTSERLTTPGKLAIVYSQDKDALEYIKYINFLQSKNQLGKIEFLELEDLQGVSGLKALRVEVIYQKDFDAKSTIPFNDLIKEIKA, from the coding sequence ATGAAAATCTCAGAATCAAGTATCTTTTCGGAAGTAGAGTTGCCTATACAACTAAACATCTCGTTTAGAAAAGTTTTTGATGTTTTTGAAAAGTTTGCACATCCTGCTTATCATACACATCCCTTTCACAAGGCAGCAACAGATTTAACGAAAGAACTCAAGAAATACCCTGAACTTCTTACTGGATTTTCTGACCCTTCTTTATTAAAAAAATATGAGTCACAAATAAATATTTTATTAGACCCTCTATTTCCTGAATCATTGCTAAAAAATGAAATTAAAGCTGCTACCGTTCCTTTTTCATTTACCTCTTTTAAATTTACCACACGTTTTGAAGATATTTTATTGAATGCTGGTGATGATTTTGAATTGGCAGTTCGAAATTTTGAAGAAGATAGCATGTACATGATGGCATGTACTTTTATTTTAGGCTATGTATATAATTATAATATAGATACCAAAAGACCTTTCCATTTTGATATTCCTGACAAAACAACAGGTACTGTAAAATATTATAGAGCTGCCTTTAATGGAGATTTTTCTGAAGTTATTCCTACAGATAATGCCCCAAAAATAACAGAAAAAGATTTTAAGGAATTGCTTAATAATTTTGACAATATAGCTCTTTGGAAAGAGAAATTTCCACCTAATAGTTATATTTTTAAAGGTTTTGGAATCATACATTTATTTGATGTTACTGCAGAGGAAATGATTTCATCAATTAAAGCGAATTTATTAAAAGATGACGAAAACTTAATCAATAACATTGAAAACAATTTAAAAGATTTTTATAGCCTTAAAGATTTGCGTTTAGGATACTCTGTTTTCAATAATTCTAAATCTAAAATATGTGAAAAAATATTACAAATTTCGAATAGTTTAGCACTTAATGGTATTGAAAAAATTGATTGCGAAAAATCTTATTTTTGTAATGGAGTACTTGAAAAAGTTTTTGTAAAACATGAAACTTTTATTATTTCGGATTTAGAGGAGTATGGGCTAAAAGTAGGCAAAAATCAATTTTATCAGAATTTATCTAAGTTAGGTTTAAAATGTATAATTTTAATACCCTTTAATGCATTTGGAAGCGGAAGTTTAGCACTTTTAGAAATTGGATCCTCTAATGCTTACGATTTAAACTCTGTAAACATAAATAAATTAAAAGATATTATCCCGGTTTTTGCCGCGGCCGTAAAAAGAACTTCAGAAGAACATCAAAATATTTTAGAGGCAACTATACAAGAAAATTACACATCAATTCATAGTGCTGTAAAATGGCGTTTTTATGAAGCGGCAGAAAAGTATTATGTGGAGTCGCAGTCAAACACAATTGCTAAATTAGATGAAATTATTTTTGAAGATGTATATCCTTTATTTGGCCAAAGCGATATTAAAGGCTCTTCAGACGCTAGAAACAATGCCATTCAAGAAGATTTAACGACTCAACTAACGTTGGCAATAAATGTTTTAATATATGCTTGTGAAAAAGAATCTTTACCTATTTACAACGAATTAAAATTTAGGGTTTCTACCTTTTTAAATGATATAAAAAAGGGACTAAATGCTGGTGATGAAATAAATATTTTAGATTTCTTAAAGCGTGAAATTTATCCCATTTTTAATCATATTAAAGAAATTAACGAAGAACTTAAAAACAAAGTTAACATCTATTTAAATAGTCTAGATGTCGGATTAGGTGTTGTTTACGAAAAAAGGAAAGAATACGAAAAAAGTGTAAATCAATTAAATGACAAACTTTCTAGATATATAGACAACAAACAAAAAGAAGCCCAAAAAATGTATCCACATTATTTTGAAAGATATAAAACCGATGGGGTAGAGTTAAATATGTATATCGGTCAGTCGATTACAAAAGAAGATACTTTTGATCTTATCTATTTATATAATTTACGCTTATGGCAATTACAAACCATGTGTGAAATGGAAAATATAGCCTACCATGAAATAGAAAACATGGAGCAAGAACTAAGAGTGGCATCGCTTATCTTGGTGCACAGCAACCCTATGGCTATAAAATTCAGAATGGATGAAAAACAATTTGATGTTGATGGCGCATACAACATTAGATATGAGATTATTAAGAAAAGAATTGATAAGGCTAATTTAAAAGGAACTTCTGAACGCTTAACAACGCCTGGTAAACTCGCCATTGTTTATTCTCAAGATAAAGATGCTTTGGAATACATTAAATACATTAATTTTTTACAATCTAAAAATCAATTAGGTAAAATTGAGTTTCTAGAACTAGAAGATTTACAGGGTGTTTCTGGTTTAAAAGCGCTAAGAGTTGAAGTAATTTATCAAAAAGATTTTGATGCAAAAAGCACTATCCCTTTTAATGATTTAATTAAAGAAATTAAAGCTTAA